In one Micromonospora polyrhachis genomic region, the following are encoded:
- a CDS encoding UPF0182 family membrane protein — MRSSPLPRMSRRGRVTIGVLLGVFLLFTLLGWGVQAWTDWLWFDEVAYTQVFTGVLVTRILLFLAVGLGMALVIGGNLWLAHRLRPMLRPHSVEQATLDRYRMLLSPRIRIWIVALALIVGVFAGLSGQSRWSQWMLFRNAQDFGTKDPEFKIDIGFYVFQYPFLRYLLGLGFTVIVLAVIGSLAMHYIFGGVRLQGAGDRMTNAARAHLTTLVAVFVLLKAVAYVLDRRAMLLEYNEGTKLYGAGYADVNALLPAKETLALISIVVAVAIIVFSNAVMRNLVWPGISLALLGVSAVAIGGIYPWAVQTFEVKPSAKDKEAPYIERSINATRAAFGLDATQMTPYAANNLKPPASLATDTTVVPNVRLLDPQLVSETYTQLQQVRGFYDFGPKLDIDRYTLGAADQRKTQDYVVGLREVNYGELTDQQRGWINRHTVFTHGYGLVAAPANRVVCGGQPFFVSGFLGDRSQQEGCSSPTEEIPTEQPRIYYGEQMGDGDYAIVGQVDKDRHVEFDRPTSAGGEQHYTYTGSGGVEIGSFTRKLLYAIKEQETNFLLSEAINDDSKLLYVRNPRDRVEKVAPFLTLDGDPYPALVGGRIQWIIDAYTTSATYPYAQQVNLQTETADELTGLGTFQLAKANVNYIRNSVKATVDAYDGTVKLYQFDDTDPVLKAWNKAFGGDLVVPKAEIPAELAQHFRYPADLFKVQRNLLAKFHVTDPGDFYSGQDFWEVPNVPDAPDSGKKQPPYYLLTQLPGQDGARFQLTSTVTPAGRQNLAALISGSYVDGKPRLEVLELPDQTAVSGPVQVHQRMTNNATIRQQLNLLSSNQAQVQYGNLLSLPFGDGMLYVEPVYVKSNQTNAYPLLQKVLLSYGDGGSYVVLADNMTDGIKALVEQGKKAGATTPPPPDGGTPPPSDTNTPPMIGELATAAAKVQAAIAEVKAAQASGDFERYGRALKALDEAMTAFQAAQQAANPAPSGSPAAPTGTPPPSATPSPGG, encoded by the coding sequence ATGCGAAGCAGTCCCCTACCGAGAATGAGCCGACGCGGCCGTGTCACGATCGGCGTACTGCTCGGGGTGTTCCTGCTCTTCACCCTCCTCGGGTGGGGAGTGCAGGCGTGGACGGACTGGCTGTGGTTCGACGAGGTGGCCTACACCCAGGTCTTCACCGGTGTGCTGGTCACCCGAATCTTGCTCTTCCTGGCCGTCGGGCTGGGCATGGCGCTCGTGATCGGCGGCAACCTGTGGCTGGCCCACCGGCTACGGCCGATGCTGCGACCGCACTCGGTCGAGCAGGCCACTCTGGATCGCTACCGGATGCTGCTCTCCCCCCGGATCCGTATCTGGATCGTGGCGCTCGCGTTGATCGTCGGCGTCTTCGCCGGTCTCTCCGGGCAGAGCCGGTGGAGCCAGTGGATGCTGTTCCGCAACGCGCAGGACTTCGGCACCAAGGACCCGGAATTCAAGATTGACATCGGGTTCTACGTCTTCCAGTACCCGTTCCTGCGTTACCTGTTGGGGCTCGGCTTCACCGTCATCGTGCTGGCGGTGATCGGCTCGCTGGCGATGCACTACATCTTCGGTGGCGTACGGCTACAGGGTGCCGGGGACCGGATGACCAATGCGGCACGGGCCCACCTGACCACCCTGGTCGCCGTCTTCGTGCTGCTCAAGGCGGTCGCCTACGTGCTGGACCGGCGGGCGATGCTGCTGGAGTACAACGAGGGCACCAAGCTCTACGGTGCCGGCTACGCCGACGTCAATGCCCTGCTGCCGGCCAAGGAGACACTGGCGCTGATCTCGATCGTGGTGGCGGTGGCGATCATCGTCTTCTCCAACGCGGTGATGCGCAACCTCGTCTGGCCCGGTATCTCGCTGGCCCTGCTCGGGGTATCCGCCGTGGCGATCGGCGGCATCTACCCGTGGGCGGTGCAGACCTTCGAGGTCAAGCCCAGCGCCAAGGACAAGGAAGCGCCCTACATCGAGCGCAGCATCAACGCCACCCGGGCGGCGTTCGGGTTGGACGCGACGCAGATGACGCCGTACGCGGCGAACAACCTGAAGCCGCCGGCGAGCCTGGCCACCGACACGACCGTGGTGCCCAACGTCCGGCTGCTCGACCCGCAGTTGGTCTCCGAGACCTACACCCAGCTCCAGCAGGTCCGTGGCTTCTACGACTTCGGTCCCAAGCTGGACATCGACCGCTACACGCTGGGTGCGGCGGACCAGCGTAAGACCCAGGACTACGTGGTCGGGCTCCGCGAGGTCAACTACGGCGAGTTGACCGACCAGCAGCGCGGGTGGATCAACCGCCACACCGTCTTCACCCACGGGTACGGCCTGGTCGCCGCCCCGGCCAACCGGGTGGTCTGCGGCGGCCAGCCGTTCTTCGTCTCCGGCTTCCTCGGCGACCGTTCGCAGCAGGAGGGGTGTTCGTCGCCGACCGAGGAGATCCCCACCGAGCAGCCACGTATCTACTACGGCGAGCAGATGGGCGACGGCGACTACGCGATCGTCGGTCAGGTCGACAAGGACCGGCACGTCGAGTTCGACCGGCCCACCAGCGCCGGTGGCGAGCAGCACTACACCTACACCGGCAGCGGCGGGGTGGAGATCGGTTCCTTCACTCGCAAGCTGCTCTACGCGATCAAGGAGCAGGAGACCAACTTCCTGCTCTCCGAGGCGATCAACGACGACTCCAAGCTGCTGTACGTGCGCAACCCCCGGGACCGGGTGGAGAAGGTAGCCCCGTTCCTGACCCTGGATGGTGACCCGTACCCGGCGCTGGTCGGCGGGCGTATCCAGTGGATCATCGACGCGTACACCACCTCGGCGACCTACCCGTACGCCCAGCAGGTCAACCTTCAGACGGAGACCGCCGACGAGTTGACCGGGCTGGGCACGTTCCAGCTCGCCAAGGCCAACGTCAACTACATTCGCAACTCGGTCAAGGCCACCGTCGACGCGTACGACGGCACGGTGAAGCTCTACCAGTTCGACGACACCGATCCGGTGCTGAAGGCGTGGAACAAGGCGTTCGGCGGGGACCTCGTGGTGCCCAAGGCGGAGATCCCGGCCGAGCTGGCGCAGCACTTCCGCTACCCGGCGGACCTGTTCAAGGTGCAGCGCAACCTGCTGGCGAAGTTCCACGTCACCGACCCGGGCGACTTCTACTCGGGGCAGGACTTCTGGGAGGTGCCGAACGTCCCGGACGCGCCGGACAGCGGCAAGAAGCAGCCGCCCTACTACCTGCTGACCCAGTTGCCCGGCCAGGACGGTGCCCGGTTCCAGCTCACCTCGACCGTCACCCCGGCCGGTCGGCAGAACCTCGCCGCGTTGATCTCCGGGTCGTACGTGGACGGCAAGCCGCGCCTGGAGGTGCTGGAGTTGCCGGACCAGACAGCGGTCTCCGGCCCGGTGCAGGTACACCAGCGGATGACCAACAACGCCACCATCCGGCAGCAGTTGAACCTGCTCTCCTCCAACCAGGCGCAGGTGCAGTACGGCAACCTGCTCTCCCTGCCCTTCGGTGACGGCATGCTCTATGTCGAGCCGGTCTACGTGAAGAGCAACCAGACCAACGCCTACCCGTTGTTGCAGAAGGTGCTGTTGTCCTACGGCGACGGCGGCTCGTACGTCGTGTTGGCCGACAACATGACCGATGGCATCAAGGCGCTCGTCGAGCAGGGTAAGAAGGCCGGGGCGACGACGCCCCCGCCGCCGGACGGCGGTACTCCGCCACCGTCGGACACCAACACCCCGCCCATGATCGGGGAGTTGGCGACGGCGGCGGCCAAGGTCCAGGCGGCTATCGCCGAGGTCAAGGCGGCGCAGGCCTCCGGCGACTTCGAGCGGTACGGCCGGGCGCTGAAGGCGCTGGACGAGGCGATGACCGCCTTCCAGGCGGCCCAGCAGGCGGCCAACCCGGCCCCGTCCGGTTCCCCTGCTGCGCCGACCGGGACACCCCCGCCGAGCGCGACGCCCTCGCCAGGGGGTTGA
- a CDS encoding sporulation protein, with translation MVFKRMLGAFGVGGPSVDTVLTNPNTRPGLPLQGQINLAGGSHDVHIEHLTVSLVTRIEVEGGDAEYDAMVEFLRVGVGGPLHLAAGQQVSVPFQVLMPWETPVTDLNGQRLHGMTMGLRTEVAVSGAIDKGDLDPVYVYPLPVQERIMEAFGRLGFQFKGADLERGQLYGVPQTLPFYQEIEFFGPPQYHGIAEAELTFVATPHGVEVILEFDKRSGMFGGGSHDAISRYTVGHAEADTVDWVARVDGWVRQAVDRHQAALAAFGGNPYGAPAGYGPPGYPHAGGYPPAYGHGGHYEEHHDRGSGMGGVVAGAVGGAALGFAGGMLIDEVFDGDDESAEADGDDE, from the coding sequence GTGGTGTTTAAGAGGATGCTGGGGGCCTTCGGCGTGGGGGGTCCGAGCGTCGACACGGTCCTGACCAACCCGAATACCCGCCCCGGGCTGCCGCTACAGGGGCAGATCAACCTCGCCGGTGGCAGTCACGACGTGCACATCGAGCACCTGACGGTGAGCCTGGTGACCCGCATCGAGGTCGAGGGCGGTGACGCCGAATACGACGCCATGGTGGAGTTCCTGCGGGTCGGCGTCGGTGGACCGCTGCACCTGGCGGCGGGGCAGCAGGTGTCGGTCCCGTTCCAGGTGCTGATGCCGTGGGAGACCCCGGTGACCGACCTGAACGGGCAGCGGCTGCACGGGATGACGATGGGGCTGCGTACCGAGGTCGCGGTGTCGGGCGCGATCGACAAGGGAGACCTGGACCCGGTGTACGTGTATCCGCTGCCGGTACAGGAGCGGATCATGGAGGCGTTCGGCCGGCTCGGTTTCCAGTTCAAGGGGGCCGACCTTGAGCGGGGCCAGCTGTACGGCGTGCCGCAGACGCTGCCGTTCTACCAGGAGATCGAGTTCTTCGGGCCGCCGCAGTACCACGGCATCGCCGAGGCCGAGCTGACGTTCGTGGCCACGCCGCACGGTGTCGAGGTGATCCTGGAGTTCGACAAGCGCTCCGGGATGTTCGGTGGCGGCAGCCACGACGCGATCAGCCGGTACACGGTGGGGCACGCCGAGGCGGACACCGTCGACTGGGTTGCCCGAGTCGACGGGTGGGTACGGCAGGCGGTCGACCGGCACCAGGCGGCCCTTGCCGCGTTCGGTGGTAATCCGTACGGGGCGCCGGCCGGATACGGCCCGCCCGGCTACCCGCACGCCGGTGGCTATCCGCCCGCGTACGGACACGGCGGCCACTACGAGGAGCACCACGATCGCGGCTCGGGCATGGGCGGAGTCGTCGCGGGCGCGGTCGGCGGCGCGGCCCTCGGCTTCGCCGGTGGAATGCTCATCGACGAGGTGTTCGACGGCGACGACGAGTCGGCCGAGGCCGACGGTGACGACGAGTGA
- a CDS encoding ABC transporter substrate-binding protein → MSASLPAPIHRPAGAGPTRRHLLRTTGAGTSRRHLLRTTALAGSALLIPGVPGCAKEPAPPVDGPVQLSVFWWGGDERADLTERALHLYTRRNPNVTFRTTWQGATGYYDRLATQAIGGNVPDLLQIDDGHLSEYAHRRILLDLTDFVVRDRIRLGGLPAGLVDYGRVGGRTVAVAAASDTPALIYNRDLLRRLSLPEPRISMPYDAFLRWAATVTQRSDGRVAGTIDPSADYKVLWLWLRTHGKELYHGQQIGCTAEDLTRWWELWRGARTSRATLGSAAHRGTVSTDPAKHPIVTGQVATVFAWSDELSRLQRHTRDELALVCYPGAPEAHWERAPMYWAAYHGTRHPETVADVIDFLTNEVEVGQILGNERGVNANLSVRRAVEQTLTDPGLRRTAAYANAMSSWFGPTPLPPPNGHGKVQALLATAAADVRSGRRTSRTASVEFVARANATLAN, encoded by the coding sequence GTGTCCGCTTCCCTTCCCGCTCCGATCCACCGACCGGCCGGCGCGGGACCGACCCGGCGACACCTGCTCCGGACGACCGGCGCGGGAACGAGCCGGCGACACCTGCTCCGGACGACGGCGCTCGCCGGTTCGGCGCTGCTGATACCCGGCGTGCCGGGCTGCGCCAAGGAGCCCGCCCCGCCGGTCGACGGACCGGTCCAACTGTCGGTCTTCTGGTGGGGTGGCGACGAGCGGGCCGATCTGACCGAACGGGCCCTGCACCTCTACACCCGACGGAACCCGAACGTGACCTTCCGGACCACCTGGCAGGGGGCCACCGGCTACTACGACCGGCTGGCCACTCAGGCGATCGGCGGAAACGTGCCGGATCTACTCCAGATCGACGACGGACACCTCAGTGAGTACGCCCACCGCCGGATCCTGCTGGATCTCACCGACTTCGTCGTCCGGGACCGGATCCGACTGGGCGGCCTCCCCGCCGGCCTCGTCGACTACGGGCGGGTCGGGGGACGTACGGTGGCCGTCGCCGCCGCCAGTGACACGCCCGCGCTGATCTACAACCGGGACCTACTGCGGCGGCTGAGCCTGCCGGAGCCGCGCATCAGCATGCCGTACGACGCGTTCCTACGCTGGGCTGCCACGGTCACCCAGCGCAGTGACGGCCGCGTCGCCGGCACCATCGATCCGTCGGCCGACTACAAGGTGCTGTGGTTGTGGCTGCGGACGCATGGCAAGGAGCTCTACCACGGCCAGCAGATCGGCTGTACCGCCGAGGATCTGACCCGGTGGTGGGAACTGTGGCGAGGTGCCCGGACCAGCCGGGCAACCCTGGGCTCCGCAGCGCACCGGGGGACCGTGTCGACCGACCCGGCGAAGCACCCGATCGTGACCGGCCAGGTCGCGACCGTCTTCGCCTGGTCCGACGAACTGTCACGGTTGCAGCGGCACACCCGGGACGAACTGGCGTTGGTCTGCTATCCCGGGGCGCCGGAGGCCCACTGGGAACGAGCACCGATGTACTGGGCCGCGTACCACGGCACTCGACACCCGGAGACGGTCGCCGACGTGATCGATTTTCTGACCAACGAGGTCGAGGTCGGGCAGATCCTCGGCAACGAGCGTGGTGTCAACGCGAACCTGAGTGTCCGCCGGGCTGTCGAGCAGACCCTGACCGATCCGGGATTGCGGCGCACCGCAGCCTATGCGAACGCGATGAGCAGCTGGTTCGGGCCGACCCCGCTCCCCCCACCGAACGGCCATGGCAAGGTCCAGGCTCTGCTGGCCACCGCCGCGGCGGATGTCCGGTCCGGGCGACGAACCAGCCGGACAGCCTCGGTCGAATTCGTCGCCCGGGCAAACGCCACCCTGGCCAACTGA
- a CDS encoding phosphoribosylaminoimidazolesuccinocarboxamide synthase, producing MELLHSGKVRDVYADGDDLILVASDRLSVYDVVLPTPIPDKGKLLTALSLWWFEQLADLVPNHVISATDVPAEFAGQAIRCRRLRMVPVECIARGYLTGSGRKEYDQLGSVSGVELPSGLVEASKLPQPVFTPTSKAPIGEHDESITFADVVAKVGAETAAELRDLTLAVYRRGAELAAERGIIVADTKIEFGWTPEGELLLADEVLTSDSSRFWPAESYQPGRVQFSFDKQYVRDWAVGTGWDKRGPAPEVPAEVVEATRDRYVDVYQRLTGRIW from the coding sequence GTGGAACTGCTGCATTCGGGCAAGGTCAGGGATGTGTACGCCGACGGGGACGACCTGATCCTGGTCGCCTCCGACCGGTTGTCGGTATACGACGTGGTGCTACCGACGCCGATCCCGGACAAGGGCAAACTGCTCACCGCGCTCTCCCTGTGGTGGTTCGAGCAGTTGGCCGACCTGGTGCCCAACCACGTGATCTCCGCAACCGACGTACCGGCCGAGTTCGCCGGGCAGGCGATCCGCTGCCGGCGGTTGCGCATGGTGCCCGTCGAGTGCATTGCCCGGGGCTATCTCACCGGTTCCGGCCGCAAGGAGTACGACCAGCTGGGCAGTGTGTCCGGTGTCGAGCTGCCGTCCGGTCTGGTCGAGGCGTCGAAGCTGCCCCAACCGGTCTTCACGCCCACGTCGAAGGCGCCGATCGGCGAGCACGACGAGTCGATCACCTTCGCCGACGTGGTCGCCAAGGTGGGCGCGGAGACCGCGGCCGAGCTGCGAGACCTCACCCTGGCCGTCTACCGCCGGGGGGCCGAGTTGGCCGCCGAGCGGGGCATCATCGTGGCGGACACGAAGATCGAGTTCGGTTGGACGCCGGAGGGGGAGCTGCTGCTCGCCGACGAGGTGCTGACCTCCGACTCGTCCCGGTTCTGGCCGGCCGAGTCGTACCAGCCCGGCCGGGTCCAGTTCTCCTTCGACAAGCAGTACGTCCGGGACTGGGCGGTCGGCACCGGCTGGGACAAGCGGGGGCCGGCTCCCGAGGTGCCGGCCGAGGTGGTCGAGGCGACCCGGGACCGGTACGTCGATGTCTACCAGCGGCTCACCGGGCGTATCTGGTGA
- a CDS encoding ribose-phosphate diphosphokinase, which yields MREEIAVFSGSAHPELAAEICAHLDVPLLPVRTSRFANDCLEVQLQANCRERDVFLIQPLVPPVQENLVELLLMLDAARGASAARTTVVLPHYAYARSDKKDAPRISIGGRLVADLLVSAGADRVLAMTLHSPQVHGFFSVPVDHLHALRELANYFKRYDLTDTVVVSPDLGNAKEAAAFARMLGTPVAAGAKQRFSDDRVKISAVIGDVVDRHVIVLDDEIAKGSTVIELMDHLREQKVRSIRLACTHGLFSSDALDRLSQQDGVLEIVCTNTVPIPADKRVPKLEVLSVAPALAEAMRRIHNGESVSALFG from the coding sequence GTGCGTGAAGAGATCGCTGTGTTCAGCGGAAGTGCCCACCCGGAACTCGCGGCGGAGATCTGTGCCCACCTCGACGTACCGCTGCTGCCGGTGCGCACCTCACGGTTCGCCAACGACTGCCTGGAGGTGCAGTTGCAGGCCAACTGTCGGGAGCGCGACGTCTTCCTGATCCAGCCACTCGTGCCGCCGGTGCAGGAGAACCTGGTGGAGCTGCTACTGATGCTCGACGCCGCCCGAGGCGCGTCGGCGGCGCGTACCACGGTGGTCCTGCCGCACTACGCCTACGCCCGGTCGGACAAGAAGGACGCTCCTCGGATCTCCATCGGGGGGCGGCTCGTCGCCGACCTGCTGGTCTCGGCGGGGGCCGACCGGGTGCTGGCGATGACCCTGCACTCGCCGCAGGTACACGGTTTCTTCAGCGTGCCGGTCGACCATCTGCACGCCCTGCGTGAGCTGGCCAACTACTTCAAGCGCTACGACCTGACCGACACCGTCGTGGTCTCACCCGACCTGGGCAACGCCAAGGAGGCGGCGGCCTTCGCCCGGATGCTCGGTACGCCGGTGGCGGCCGGGGCGAAGCAGCGGTTCAGCGACGACCGGGTCAAGATCAGCGCGGTCATCGGGGATGTCGTGGACCGGCACGTCATCGTGCTCGACGACGAGATCGCCAAGGGCAGTACGGTCATCGAGCTGATGGACCATCTGCGGGAGCAGAAGGTCCGCTCCATCCGGCTGGCCTGCACCCACGGGCTGTTCTCCAGCGACGCACTCGACCGGCTCAGTCAGCAGGACGGGGTGTTGGAGATCGTCTGTACGAACACCGTCCCGATTCCGGCCGACAAGCGAGTGCCGAAGCTGGAGGTGCTCTCGGTGGCACCGGCGCTGGCCGAGGCGATGCGCCGCATCCACAACGGCGAATCGGTCAGTGCTCTGTTCGGCTGA
- a CDS encoding ATP-binding protein: MAEEDPLAPNKVPPLGLPVLVAEAFDGAHVTGLRHAVASYAEESGLAGQRLDDFVLAVNELITNAVRHGGGRGWLRLWREDSTVRCEVSDTGEGIATDQLGNRTRPAPDTAGGRGLWLARQLSDDLVVLTGARGTTVRISTAVAPANQERADWPMPYGDLS, from the coding sequence ATGGCTGAAGAGGATCCTCTCGCACCCAACAAGGTGCCGCCCCTTGGCCTGCCTGTCCTGGTCGCCGAGGCGTTCGACGGAGCCCACGTGACCGGCTTACGGCACGCGGTGGCCTCCTACGCCGAGGAGTCCGGGCTCGCCGGCCAACGGCTGGACGACTTCGTCCTGGCCGTCAACGAATTGATCACCAACGCGGTTCGGCACGGTGGTGGCCGGGGCTGGCTACGGCTGTGGCGCGAGGACAGCACGGTCCGATGCGAGGTGTCCGACACCGGCGAGGGCATCGCCACCGATCAACTCGGCAACCGAACCCGACCCGCACCGGACACCGCAGGCGGTCGCGGACTGTGGCTGGCCCGGCAACTCAGCGACGACCTGGTGGTGCTGACCGGGGCGCGGGGCACCACGGTACGGATCAGCACCGCGGTGGCCCCGGCCAACCAGGAACGCGCCGACTGGCCCATGCCGTACGGCGACCTAAGCTGA
- a CDS encoding ATP-binding protein, producing the protein MTSPDPPATASRRPARAVVPEVVNLDQRFDSDALYSLRAALTAHASDLGASPVLVEQLLIMASELATNAVRHGGGAGRLRMWRDHGQLHLQISDRGPGLADPTVGTSPPDRLAIGGRGMWICRQLCDDLVIDTGVGGTTVTAVVRLDGPDGDNGTEPAPPARRPVA; encoded by the coding sequence ATGACCAGCCCTGACCCGCCCGCGACGGCTTCCAGGCGACCGGCGCGGGCGGTCGTACCGGAGGTGGTCAACCTTGATCAGCGCTTCGACTCCGACGCGCTCTATTCGCTCCGGGCCGCCCTGACCGCTCACGCCAGCGATCTGGGTGCCAGCCCGGTGCTGGTGGAACAGTTGCTCATCATGGCCAGTGAACTGGCCACCAACGCCGTACGGCATGGCGGCGGCGCCGGCCGGCTGCGCATGTGGCGCGATCACGGACAACTGCACCTACAGATCAGTGATCGCGGTCCAGGGCTGGCCGACCCCACTGTTGGCACCAGTCCTCCCGACCGGTTGGCGATCGGCGGTCGGGGTATGTGGATCTGCCGGCAGCTCTGCGACGACCTGGTCATCGACACCGGCGTGGGTGGGACCACCGTCACCGCGGTGGTCCGCCTGGACGGGCCGGACGGTGACAACGGGACCGAACCGGCACCCCCCGCGAGACGGCCGGTGGCATGA
- a CDS encoding MEDS domain-containing protein, whose translation MADTATVDRLAAGDHACLTFSDADERMDLVAAFVRDGLRRGQKVVCWTDSVAPDRLVGELAARSVRPGAALRRGQLVLATIGDPLAGPHRNGAAGMVEVLAGELARAGREGYPGLRVTADMCWATRPSAADELLAFETEVAGLFADGRLCLICQYDRDRFDGVTLAFAAKAHPRAVAAQVYHDHPLLRICRQYSPPGIRVAGELDYRHQDVLEQALAESLRLDRHMHVNLSRLDYIDGSCAGAIVQTALRLPPSRRMTVTCRRLAATVLDLVGAGNVPQLRVQRIHDQP comes from the coding sequence ATGGCGGACACGGCGACGGTGGACAGGCTGGCCGCAGGTGATCACGCGTGTCTGACCTTTTCCGACGCTGACGAGCGGATGGACCTGGTTGCCGCATTCGTACGGGACGGCCTACGGCGCGGTCAGAAGGTCGTCTGCTGGACCGACTCGGTCGCCCCGGACCGCCTCGTCGGCGAGCTCGCCGCCCGCTCGGTACGCCCCGGTGCCGCCCTGCGTCGGGGGCAACTGGTCCTGGCCACGATCGGCGATCCGCTGGCCGGGCCGCACCGCAACGGTGCCGCCGGCATGGTCGAGGTACTCGCCGGGGAACTGGCCCGCGCCGGCCGGGAGGGCTACCCGGGACTGCGGGTCACGGCGGACATGTGCTGGGCGACCCGACCGTCGGCGGCGGACGAGTTGCTGGCCTTCGAGACCGAGGTGGCGGGACTCTTCGCCGACGGCCGGTTGTGCCTGATCTGCCAGTACGATCGGGACCGGTTCGATGGGGTCACGCTCGCCTTCGCGGCCAAGGCCCACCCGAGGGCGGTGGCCGCACAGGTCTACCACGATCATCCTCTGCTCAGGATCTGCCGTCAGTACAGCCCGCCCGGCATCCGGGTCGCCGGCGAACTGGACTATCGCCACCAGGACGTGCTGGAGCAGGCGCTGGCCGAGTCACTGCGACTGGACCGGCACATGCACGTCAACCTCAGCCGGCTGGACTACATCGACGGGTCCTGCGCGGGAGCGATCGTGCAGACCGCCCTGCGGCTGCCGCCGTCCCGGCGGATGACCGTCACCTGCCGCCGGTTGGCCGCCACCGTCCTGGATCTGGTCGGTGCGGGTAACGTGCCACAACTACGGGTACAACGAATTCATGACCAGCCCTGA
- the macS gene encoding MacS family sensor histidine kinase, whose protein sequence is MPSPPGSLQTPFWRSIAVFRFASLAYVTVLVARNVRDYAHPVAGGTVLLIMAGWTVVTAYAYARPAWRRWPLLIADLGVTLGVLLATPWVVGRAALAAGLPTLPVAWLGGPVLAWAVSGGRRRGVAAALVLAAADLAVRERLTQSSLTAGMLMLLAGLAVGHVARLAVIAEEQLHRAVELAAATRERERLARDIHDSVLQVLALVQRRGAHLDGEAGELARLAGEQEAALRALIATRAAEDDAGPPEAEEVDLRTVLGGYASPTVSIASPATPVRLPAPAAREFGAAVGAALDNVARHGGGQAWVLVEEETDGVTVSVRDDGPGIPAGRLAEAARQGRLGVAQSIQGRMTSLGGSTQITSVPGQGTEVELRLPKPR, encoded by the coding sequence ATGCCGTCACCTCCCGGCAGCCTGCAGACGCCGTTCTGGCGCTCCATCGCCGTCTTCCGGTTCGCCTCGCTGGCGTACGTCACCGTCCTGGTCGCGCGCAACGTCCGGGACTACGCGCATCCTGTTGCCGGTGGAACCGTTCTGCTGATCATGGCCGGCTGGACCGTGGTCACCGCGTACGCGTACGCCCGACCGGCCTGGCGACGCTGGCCGCTGCTCATCGCCGACCTGGGCGTCACCCTGGGGGTCCTGCTGGCCACCCCCTGGGTGGTCGGGCGCGCGGCGCTGGCCGCCGGCTTACCCACCCTCCCGGTGGCCTGGCTGGGTGGACCGGTGCTCGCCTGGGCGGTCTCCGGCGGACGCCGCCGGGGGGTCGCGGCGGCGCTGGTCCTCGCCGCGGCCGACCTCGCGGTACGGGAACGACTCACCCAGTCGTCCCTCACCGCCGGCATGCTCATGCTGCTCGCCGGGTTGGCGGTCGGACACGTCGCCCGGCTGGCGGTGATCGCCGAGGAGCAGCTGCACCGTGCGGTCGAACTGGCCGCGGCGACCCGGGAACGGGAACGCCTCGCCCGGGACATCCACGACTCGGTGCTCCAGGTGCTGGCCCTGGTGCAGCGGCGGGGCGCCCATCTGGATGGTGAGGCGGGTGAGTTGGCCCGGCTTGCCGGCGAACAGGAGGCGGCGTTGCGTGCCCTGATCGCCACCCGGGCAGCCGAGGACGACGCCGGGCCACCGGAAGCGGAGGAGGTCGACCTGCGTACGGTGCTCGGCGGTTACGCCTCCCCGACGGTGTCGATCGCCAGCCCGGCGACCCCGGTCCGACTGCCCGCCCCGGCAGCCCGGGAGTTCGGTGCGGCGGTCGGGGCGGCACTGGACAACGTCGCCCGACACGGCGGCGGCCAGGCCTGGGTGCTGGTCGAGGAGGAGACGGATGGCGTGACCGTGTCGGTACGTGACGACGGGCCGGGCATCCCCGCCGGGCGGCTCGCCGAGGCGGCCCGGCAGGGGCGGTTGGGGGTCGCACAGTCGATCCAGGGCCGGATGACCAGCCTGGGCGGCTCGACGCAGATCACCTCGGTGCCCGGGCAGGGTACGGAGGTCGAGTTGCGACTGCCCAAGCCCCGATGA
- a CDS encoding response regulator → MVVDDHPMWREGVARDLTEAGHEVVATTGEGGQAVRIAAAVRPDVVVLDLQLPDISGVEVIRGLLAAVPGVRVLMLSASGEQQSVLDAVKAGATGYLVKSAGQQEFLDAVRSTAAGETVFTPGLAGLVLGEYRRLATTTPTTAAAGPTPRLTDRETEVLRLVAKGMSYKQIAERLSLSHRTVQNHVQNTLGKLQLHNRVELTRYAIAQGLDD, encoded by the coding sequence ATGGTGGTCGACGACCATCCGATGTGGCGGGAGGGCGTGGCCCGCGACCTGACCGAGGCCGGGCACGAGGTGGTGGCCACCACCGGGGAGGGCGGTCAGGCGGTCCGGATCGCCGCGGCGGTCCGGCCGGACGTCGTCGTACTCGATCTTCAGCTACCGGACATCTCCGGCGTCGAGGTGATCCGGGGCCTGCTGGCAGCGGTTCCCGGGGTACGGGTGCTGATGCTCTCCGCCAGCGGTGAGCAGCAGAGCGTGCTCGACGCCGTGAAGGCCGGGGCCACCGGCTATCTGGTCAAGTCCGCCGGTCAACAGGAGTTCCTGGACGCGGTCAGGAGCACCGCCGCCGGCGAGACCGTCTTCACCCCGGGGCTCGCCGGCCTGGTGCTCGGCGAGTACCGCCGGCTCGCCACGACCACCCCGACCACGGCCGCCGCCGGCCCTACGCCCCGGCTCACCGATCGGGAGACCGAGGTGCTGCGGCTGGTGGCCAAGGGCATGTCGTACAAGCAGATCGCCGAACGGCTCAGCCTGTCCCACCGGACGGTGCAGAACCATGTACAGAACACCCTGGGCAAGCTGCAACTGCACAACCGGGTCGAGCTGACCCGGTACGCCATCGCACAGGGGTTGGACGACTGA